One region of Coregonus clupeaformis isolate EN_2021a chromosome 31, ASM2061545v1, whole genome shotgun sequence genomic DNA includes:
- the LOC121547301 gene encoding neurogenic differentiation factor 6-B-like — MSRRKSLFVPFISRDADTGADLKVQANRIDGPHGALVQTSWIEERAERRGKCDPYAIVELRLPGLRYIEQDPSTVDRAQRRRRMAANSRERRRMLGLNVAFDRLRSVIPNLESEKKLSKSETLQMAQIYISTLSELLQDRPCGTEFSTTELESTEQVRTAPTGRPTMNYTAEHSTVELTGPGTYDTTCRDSGNEMRAPCEDQKTEFRGFMNLWERTSGTK; from the coding sequence ATGTCACGCCGCAAAAGTCTGTTTGTGCCATTTATCTCCAGAGACGCAGACACTGGTGCTGATTTGAAAGTGCAAGCGAATCGTATAGACGGTCCACATGGAGCTCTTGTGCAGACCAGTTGGATAGAAGAGAGGGCAGAGCGCAGGGGCAAGTGTGACCCGTACGCTATTGTGGAGCTCAGATTGCCAGGGCTCAGATACATCGAGCAGGACCCGAGCACCGTCGATAGAGCGCAAAGGCGGCGGCGTATGGCTGCAAACTCCCGCGAGAGGAGGAGGATGCTCGGGCTCAATGTCGCCTTCGACCGCCTCAGGAGCGTCATCCCCAACCTAGAGAGCGAAAAGAAGCTGTCCAAGTCCGAGACTCTTCAGATGGCGCAGATATACATCTCGACGCTCAGCGAGTTGTTGCAAGACAGGCCCTGCGGCACGGAATTCAGCACCACTGAACTTGAGAGCACGGAGCAAGTGCGCACGGCCCCAACGGGCAGGCCAACAATGAACTATACAGCAGAACACTCAACGGTTGAACTAACTGGGCCAGGCACATACGATACGACGTGTAGAGACAGTGGAAACGAGATGCGCGCGCCCTGCGAAGACCAGAAGACAGAGTTTAGAGGGTTTATGAACCTGTGGGAGAGAACTAGTGGCACAAAATAA